The Thalassotalea sp. 273M-4 genome includes a region encoding these proteins:
- the ccmE gene encoding cytochrome c maturation protein CcmE: MNPRRKKRLTIVTSLLAGISIVAGLALYALSQNIDLFFTPTEVIEGKADTGLMPTVGQRIRVGGMVVPGTVKRNPESLKVQFQLRDKGPVITIKYDGILPDLFREGQGIVAQGTLTSKDTLEASEVLAKHDEAYMPPEVAEAMGKSHQKPQY; the protein is encoded by the coding sequence ATGAACCCTCGTCGTAAAAAGCGCTTAACCATCGTCACCTCATTACTTGCCGGTATTTCTATCGTAGCGGGTTTGGCATTGTATGCGTTAAGTCAAAATATAGATTTATTTTTCACCCCAACAGAAGTCATTGAAGGTAAAGCTGATACTGGTTTGATGCCAACCGTTGGGCAACGTATTCGGGTCGGCGGTATGGTGGTACCGGGTACCGTAAAACGCAACCCTGAAAGCCTCAAGGTACAATTTCAATTACGTGATAAAGGGCCCGTTATCACCATAAAATACGATGGCATATTGCCCGATTTATTTCGTGAAGGCCAAGGCATTGTTGCTCAAGGCACCCTGACCAGTAAAGACACCCTTGAAGCATCTGAAGTACTCGCCAAACATGACGAAGCTTACATGCCGCCAGAAGTAGCGGAAGCGATGGGAAAAAGCCACCAAAAACCGCAATACTAA
- the ccmD gene encoding heme exporter protein CcmD, producing the protein MSFDSLSDFFNMGGYAFYVWLSYGFTAIILVLLTINSRSKEKQILTKLRQRIKRETKLKQAAQARTKELSQVEQQQGS; encoded by the coding sequence ATGTCATTTGATTCTCTTTCTGATTTTTTTAACATGGGTGGCTATGCCTTCTATGTTTGGTTATCTTACGGCTTTACGGCAATCATTTTGGTATTATTAACAATCAACAGTCGCAGTAAAGAAAAACAAATTTTAACCAAGTTACGTCAACGTATTAAACGAGAAACCAAGCTCAAACAAGCAGCACAAGCACGTACTAAAGAGCTTTCTCAAGTGGAACAACAGCAAGGTAGTTAA
- a CDS encoding heme ABC transporter permease translates to MWKWLHPYANPERAYQLSGTLTPWFAWISAILLTTGMVIGLVFSPPDYQQGETVRIFYIHVPSAMLSMGIYLGMAISALCGLVWQMKLAETSIAAMAPVGATFTAIALFTGAAWGKPMWGAWWVWDARLTSELILLFLYLGVMALYNAFEDKALAAKAASVLALVGVINLPIIHYSVEWWNTLHQGATISKFDKPSISIDMLIPFMFSFFGFAFMVAALICIRFKAEIISRNAMRPWVKSLALQTEGK, encoded by the coding sequence ATGTGGAAGTGGTTACACCCTTATGCAAATCCTGAACGAGCTTATCAACTCAGTGGCACATTAACACCTTGGTTTGCTTGGATCAGTGCAATTTTATTAACAACTGGTATGGTCATTGGCTTGGTATTTTCACCCCCTGATTATCAGCAAGGTGAAACCGTTCGCATATTTTATATCCATGTACCCTCAGCTATGCTGTCTATGGGGATATACTTAGGAATGGCGATCAGCGCCTTGTGTGGTCTTGTCTGGCAAATGAAATTGGCTGAAACATCGATTGCAGCCATGGCGCCCGTTGGTGCAACTTTCACCGCTATTGCGCTTTTTACCGGTGCGGCTTGGGGAAAACCGATGTGGGGTGCTTGGTGGGTATGGGATGCTCGCCTTACCTCTGAGCTTATTTTGCTATTTTTATATTTAGGGGTTATGGCGCTTTACAACGCCTTCGAAGATAAAGCCTTGGCGGCAAAAGCTGCCAGCGTACTGGCGTTAGTTGGGGTGATTAACCTACCTATTATTCACTACAGTGTTGAATGGTGGAATACTTTACATCAAGGCGCCACCATTTCTAAATTTGATAAGCCTTCGATTTCTATTGATATGCTGATCCCATTTATGTTTAGCTTCTTTGGCTTTGCCTTTATGGTCGCGGCACTTATTTGTATTCGCTTTAAAGCTGAAATTATTTCACGTAACGCGATGCGCCCTTGGGTTAAATCATTAGCCCTGCAAACGGAGGGTAAATAA
- the ccmB gene encoding heme exporter protein CcmB encodes MTISYRHAFVTILNRDLTIAFRHRDDIVNPLLFFIIVVSLFPLGVGPQANTLMKIAPGIIWVAALLSTLLSLERLFKNDYLDGSLEQLLLSPCPTFVLVLAKITAHWLITGLPLIFIAPLLGVLLNLHENSYGALLLTLLLGTPVLSLLGAIGVALTVGLKKGGVLLSLLILPLYIPVLIFATSAIDAASMNLPYDGQLAIIAALFFGSLTLAPFAVGSALKVSIN; translated from the coding sequence ATGACCATTAGTTATCGTCACGCTTTTGTCACTATCTTAAACAGAGACCTCACCATTGCTTTTCGCCATAGGGACGATATTGTCAACCCGCTCTTGTTCTTTATTATTGTGGTATCTCTGTTCCCCTTAGGGGTTGGTCCACAGGCCAATACCTTGATGAAAATTGCCCCTGGGATCATCTGGGTTGCGGCTTTACTTTCAACGTTATTGTCGTTAGAACGTTTATTTAAAAATGACTATCTTGATGGCTCATTAGAACAATTATTATTGAGCCCGTGCCCAACATTTGTCTTAGTCTTAGCCAAAATCACCGCACATTGGTTGATCACCGGCTTACCGTTGATCTTTATTGCTCCTTTATTAGGGGTACTTTTAAATTTACATGAAAACAGTTATGGTGCTTTATTGTTGACCTTATTACTGGGAACGCCAGTCTTAAGCTTGCTTGGCGCCATCGGTGTGGCACTCACGGTAGGGTTAAAAAAAGGCGGGGTGTTATTGAGTTTATTGATCCTGCCTCTGTATATACCCGTTTTAATCTTTGCCACCAGTGCCATTGATGCCGCAAGTATGAATTTACCTTACGATGGTCAACTTGCTATAATCGCAGCATTATTTTTTGGATCGTTAACTTTAGCCCCATTTGCCGTGGGCTCAGCCCTTAAAGTGAGTATTAACTAA
- the ccmA gene encoding cytochrome c biogenesis heme-transporting ATPase CcmA — MQSSTNSLLCAHNLTCIREDRLLFEDLCFNACPGDIIQIEGANGTGKTSLLRILAGLSSPFDGEVLYRGKSINEYDEEYKSDLLFLGHLAGVKGEMTSEENLQFYLTMHGLDPKQAEEALSKVNLYGFEDASAAHLSAGQHRRIALARLWQSNSNIWILDEPFTAIDKSGVKNLEQLFLQHADNGGVVILTTHQDLSIPTTRYNKITLEHQLDHISL, encoded by the coding sequence TTGCAATCATCAACCAACAGCTTACTATGCGCCCATAATCTGACCTGTATAAGAGAAGACAGATTACTCTTTGAAGACCTTTGTTTTAACGCCTGCCCTGGCGATATAATTCAAATCGAAGGCGCTAATGGTACCGGTAAAACCAGTCTGTTAAGAATTTTAGCAGGCCTATCTTCGCCTTTTGACGGTGAGGTGCTTTACCGTGGAAAAAGCATCAACGAATATGACGAAGAATATAAGTCTGATTTATTATTTTTAGGCCATTTAGCCGGTGTTAAGGGTGAAATGACCAGTGAAGAAAATTTACAATTTTACCTCACCATGCACGGACTTGATCCTAAACAAGCCGAAGAGGCTTTAAGTAAAGTCAACCTTTATGGTTTTGAGGACGCCAGCGCCGCGCATTTAAGTGCGGGTCAACATCGACGCATTGCATTGGCAAGGTTGTGGCAAAGCAACAGTAACATTTGGATATTGGATGAGCCATTTACCGCCATCGACAAATCGGGTGTAAAAAATCTTGAACAATTGTTTTTACAGCATGCCGATAATGGCGGGGTAGTGATATTAACCACCCATCAAGACTTGTCGATACCAACGACGCGTTATAACAAAATTACGCTTGAGCACCAACTGGACCACATATCTTTATGA